One region of Fragaria vesca subsp. vesca linkage group LG4, FraVesHawaii_1.0, whole genome shotgun sequence genomic DNA includes:
- the LOC101294353 gene encoding chloroplast envelope membrane protein-like, which yields MLSMVLCENLIFVNTNRKNAFFSHKIDSHSRLAAAQVEAQAQVQVQGRRCSGLVANAGKRNRKWWQSFFFDEDGNWLGLKDDDMLAAEEEEESLDGSEAEKFEAWKTRAEAIVDLREAQQDISNEENRKWEDWLAVDSSSSWEFVQSDDTPPTQTEAEKGMLYSLTDSLLGREDDDLLYEDRVFRYASLNSAKFLALLIIIPCALDFVVHDYVLMPFLDRYVKTVPLAAEMLDVRRNQKLQMVDELKIERARFQLEMEIGKSPPLSDEEVWWELRHKALELRDEWRFENRRAFANIWSDMLFGISLFILLYCNQSKVALLKFTGYKIINNISDTGKAFLIILITDIFLGYHSESGWQTLLEIFVEHYGLQIDQSAITIFICLIPVIIDACVKLWLFKFLPRLSPKVANIFREMQRH from the exons ATGTTGTCCATGGTCTTGTGCGAGAACTTGATTTTTGTTAACACCAACCGCAAGAACGCCTTTTTCTCCCACAAAATTGATTCGCACTCGAGACTAGCAGCAGCTCAAGTTGAAGCTCAAGCTCAAGTTCAAGTTCAAGGTAGGAGGTGCAGTGGGCTCGTTGCCAATGCCGGAAAAAGAAACCGGAAATGGTGGCAGAGCTTCTTCTTCGACGAGGATGGCAACTGGCTTGGTTTGAAGGACGATGACATGCTGGCGGCGGAGGAGGAGGAAGAGAGCTTGGATGGCTCGGAAGCTGAGAAATTTGAGGCGTGGAAGACAAGAGCGGAGGCAATCGTGGATTTGAGGGAAGCACAGCAAGATATAAGCAACGAGGAGAATCGCAAGTGGGAGGACTGGCTCGCCGTGGATTCATCCTCCTCGTGGGAATTCGTGCAGTCTGATGATACTCCTCCTACCCAAACTGAAGCCGAAAAAGGAATGCTTTACTCTCTCACCGATTCCCTTCTCGGAAGGGAAGACGATGACCTGCTCTATGAAGACCGTGTCTTCCGTTACGCCTCCCTCAATTCGGCTAAATTTTTGGCGCTGTTAATCATTATACCCTGCGCCTTGGATTTTGTGGTTCACGACTATGTTTTGATGCCTTTTCTCGACAG ATATGTGAAGACCGTGCCACTTGCAGCAGAGATGCTGGACGTCAGAAGAAATCAAAAGCTTCAAATGGTTGATGAATTAAAAATTGAGAGAGCAAGATTTCAGCTTGAGATGGAAATCGGTAAATCTCCTCCCCTCTCTGATGAGGAGGTCTGGTGGGAGTTGCGGCATAAAGC ATTAGAGCTGAGAGATGAATGGAGATTTGAAAATAGAAGAGCATTTGCCAACATATGGTCAGATATGTTATTTGGGATCTCATTGTTCATTCTTTTATACTGCAACCAGAGTAAA GTAGCTTTGCTGAAATTTACAGGCTATAAGATAATAAATAATATTTCAGATACTGGGAAGGCATTTCTAATTATACTCATCACAGATATTTTTTTAGG GTATCATTCTGAGTCTGGTTGGCAGACTTTGTTAGAAATTTTTGTTGAGCATTATGGGCTTCAGATTGATCAATCAGCCATAACCATTTTTATCTGCTTGATTCCAGTTATCATTGACGCATGCGTGAAACTTTGG CTGTTTAAGTTCCTTCCAAGATTATCCCCAAAGGTGGCAAACATATTCCGCGAGATGCAGCGTCACTAG
- the LOC101292596 gene encoding pentatricopeptide repeat-containing protein At4g31070, mitochondrial-like, with protein MRRFANIKIKELVSKGLYDQTLQLYKDELHCYGLHADTSILPSIIKACGHLHGLPLHCMALKSGSTSDPVVSNSLISMYAKLALVGAARQVFDEMPERDTITWNSVINCYVQNGNLAKAIDVLKQMHFNGFTLKPELIASIVSVCARTRKYRQGRQIHGLVVVDDKINEESVFLSTALLDLYMRCNQTLTAFYVFYNMQVKNGVSWTAMISGCIANQCYGMAMNCFREMQVQGLKPNRVTVLAILPACAELGDIGHGKEIHAYTYRHGFESDPHCSAALIHMYCKRGNEMRPAELIFEKVSLKDVVMWSSMIGSYSQCGDSVKALQLFSRMRAGGIDPNSVTLLAIISTCTSLSSLQIGCGVHSYVLKSGLNSDIFIGNALINMYAKCGCLTDSHKIFKEMPSIDSVSWSTMVESFGRHGRGNEALKLFLEMQDRGIEPDAVSFLSVLSACNHAGLVEEGKKIFKHMVEDSKVTLSLEHYACYINLLGKFGELEDACEIVRSMPMKPSSRIWSSLVTACKVHGSLGIAESLAHHLVRKEPQNAANYTLLSMVYAEAGNWSGVEEARRLMRVHRLRKCYGFSRIS; from the coding sequence ATGAGGAGGTTTGCGAACATCAAAATCAAAGAGTTGGTCTCTAAAGGATTATATGATCAAACCCTTCAACTTTACAAAGACGAGCTCCACTGTTATGGCCTCCACGCAGACACCTCCATCCTTCCTTCAATCATCAAAGCATGCGGGCACCTGCATGGGCTTCCACTTCACTGCATGGCTCTCAAGTCAGGCTCCACCTCAGACCCCGTTGTATCCAATTCTCTCATTTCCATGTATGCCAAACTTGCACTTGTTGGAGCTGCACGCCAGGTGTTTGATGAAATGCCTGAAAGAGACACCATCACCTGGAATTCCGTCATAAATTGCTATGTACAAAATGGGAATCTTGCAAAAGCAATTGATGTGCTTAAACAAATGCATTTCAATGGTTTTACACTGAAACCGGAGTTGATTGCCAGCATCGTATCAGTTTGTGCGAGGACGAGAAAGTATAGACAAGGAAGACAGATTCATGGCCTGGTTGTCGTTGATGACAAGATTAATGAGGAGTCGGTGTTCTTGTCAACGGCTCTTCTTGATTTGTATATGAGGTGTAACCAAACTTTGACGGCCTTCTATGTTTTCTATAACATGCAAGTAAAAAATGGAGTCTCTTGGACTGCCATGATTTCGGGATGCATTGCTAATCAATGTTATGGAATGGCAATGAATTGCTTCCGGGAAATGCAGGTTCAAGGATTGAAACCCAATCGAGTGACTGTGCTTGCCATTTTACCAGCTTGTGCCGAGTTGGGAGACATTGGACATGGGAAAGAAATCCATGCCTACACTTATCGTCATGGGTTTGAATCAGACCCTCATTGCTCAGCAGCTCTCATACACATGTACTGCAAACGTGGGAACGAAATGCGTCCTGCCGAGCTAATTTTTGAGAAGGTATCTCTTAAAGATGTTGTTATGTGGAGTTCAATGATTGGGAGTTATTCTCAGTGTGGTGATAGCGTGAAGGCTCTACAACTTTTTAGCCGAATGCGAGCTGGAGGAATTGATCCAAACTCTGTAACGTTACTGGCCATCATCTCCACTTGCACTTCACTTTCTTCTCTACAGATCGGATGTGGAGTCCATAGCTATGTCTTAAAATCTGGGTTAAATTCTGACATTTTCATTGGGAATGCACTCATCAATATGTATGCAAAGTGTGGTTGTCTCACGGATTCGCATAAAATTTTCAAGGAGATGCCAAGTATAGATTCTGTCTCGTGGAGCACAATGGTTGAGAGCTTTGGCCGTCATGGTCGTGGTAATGAAGCTTTGAAACTCTTTCTTGAGATGCAAGATAGAGGGATAGAGCCTGATGCGGTCTCTTTCCTTTCAGTTTTATCTGCATGTAACCACGCTGGCCTGGTGGAAGAAGGCAAGAAGATCTTTAAACATATGGTAGAAGATAGTAAAGTAACTTTATCTCTAGAGCATTATGCTTGCTATATTAATCTTCTTGGAAAGTTTGGAGAGCTCGAAGATGCTTGTGAGATTGTAAGATCAATGCCCATGAAACCAAGTAGTAGAATTTGGAGTTCTTTGGTTACAGCCTGCAAGGTTCATGGAAGCTTAGGAATAGCAGAATCTTTGGCTCATCATCTTGTTAGAAAGGAGCCTCAAAATGCTGCTAACTATACATTACTGAGCATGGTTTATGCTGAAGCTGGTAACTGGTCTGGCGTGGAGGAGGCGAGGAGACTCATGAGAGTACATAGATTACGGAAATGCTATGGATTCAGTAGGATTAGCTGA